Below is a window of Candidatus Binatia bacterium DNA.
GGCGTCATGGCCGGCGTGGAAGGATTCGAAGTCGCGGGCAAAACCGGCACCGCGCAAAAACCCGATCCGGCGCGCGGCGGATATTCCAAGAAGAGAATCGCCTCGTTCATCGGTTTTGTCCCCGCGGATGAGCCCCGCCTCGTTATGTTGGTGATTGTGGACGAGCCTGAGACGTCCGTTTACGGCGGCACGGTCGCGGCCCCGGCATTCCGCAACATCGCCGCAGCGAGCCTGCAGCGTCAGGCGGTGGCGCCGGACAAAATGCAAGCTACGCTTCCGGCGGCGCAGCACGCGGCGGCGCGGGCGGAGCGCAGAGTCGAGCGCGTCGCGGCGCGGGAAGACGGCGGTCCGGAGGTGCCGGACTTTATCGGCCTCAGTCTCCGCGAAGCGGTGGAGAAAGCCAGAACGCTCAAGATCAAAGTCGAGATGCGCGGCAACGGGTACGTAATAAAGCAGGCGCCTCTTCCGGGCGCCGGCTGGGGGAAAGACGAGATACTGACCCTCAACCTGCAAGGCTGACGATCATGCGTCTCAGCGAACTCGTGCAGGCGGGCGAGGTGGAAGAGAGCAAAGGCGATCTTAATCGCGCGATTGCAGGGCTCGCGTACGACTCGCGGCAGGTCAAGAAAGACTTTGTCTTTTTTGCCGTGCCGGGAGCGCGGACCGACGGGCATGAGTTTATCAAAGACGCTTTCGCGCGCGGCGCCGCCGCCGTCGTCGTCGAGCGCAAGATCGGGTCTCCTGTTAACTGCGCGTGGATCCGAGTGCGGAGCGTCCGACGCGCCATGGGGACATGGGCGGCCCGGTTCTATGATTATCCCAGCCGGCGCGTGGCGCTCGTCGGCGTCACGGGAACCAACGGCAAGACCACGGTGACCTACCTACTGGAATCGATCTTTCGCGCCGCCGGGATAGCCGCCGGAGTCGTCGGGACGGTCAATTACCGTTACCGGGATTGCGTTCTCCCCGCGCCCCATACGACGCCCGAGTCGGTCGATCTCCAACGCCTGCTCGCGGAAATGGCCGCCGCCGGCGTGGACAGCGTCGCGATGGAGGTCTCTTCACACGCGCTCGAACTCGAGCGCGTGCGCGGCCTCGATTTCGACGCGGCGATTTTCACCAATTTGACGCGCGACCATCTCGATTTTCACCTCGACATGGAGCATTATTTCCTGAGCAAGAGCAAGTTCTTTACCGATTACCTGCCGTCGAGCGCCAAGAAGGAAAAATCCGCCGTCATCCACGGCGGTGATCCCAAAGGACGCGAGCTGCTGGAAAAAATCGCCAGCCTCGGCGTTCGGCCGGTGAGCTACGGCCACGCGCCGGAATGGGACGTCCATCCGGTCGCAGTCAAGGGCGATCTTGACGGTCTTCGCGGCAAGCTCCAGATAGGCGAGCGCGCGGTTGAATTTTCCTCGGCGCTCGTCGGCGCCGTCAATCTGGAAAATATTTTGGCCGCGGCGGCGGCCGGCTACGCTTTGGGGCTCAAGCCGGAAGCTATCTCCGGCGGCATCGCGCGGCTCGCGACCGTTCCCGGGAGGCTGGAGAAAGTCGAGAACAGCCGCGGCGTTTCCATCCTGGTCGATTACGCCCACACGCCCGACGCGCTCGAAAGGGCGCTCACTCTTCTCAAGCCGCTTGCGAAGGGCAGGCTCATCGCCGTTTTCGGCTGCGGCGGCGACCGCGACCGCGGCAAGCGTCCGCTCATGGGCGAAGCCGCCGGGCGCCTCAGCGACGTCGCTGTTCTCACCTCGGATAATCCGCGCAGCGAAGATCCGCTCAAGATCCTTGAAGAGATTGAAGTGGGGGTTCGTCGTACAGACATGAAAAGAGTTTCGGTTCCGAATCCAAAATCCAAAATCCAAAATCCAAAATCGGAGCGCGGTTATTTCGTCGAGCCGGATCGCCGGGCGGCGATTGGTTTCGCGTTGAGTCGCGCACGCGCGGGCGATCTGGTCCTGATCGCCGGGAAGGGCCACGAGGACTATCAGATTCTGGGCGCGAAGAAGATTCATTTCGACGATCGGGAAGTGGCAAGAAAGGAGCTGCAGAAACTGAGTTCTTAGTTGTCAGTTTTTAGGTAATTAAAAACTTGAAACTCAAAATTAAAAACTCATGAATGCATTTTTAGATGTGGAGCCTGGAAGAGATATTAATGGCTACAGGCGGGAAATTGATCCGGCAAGGCGCGCGTAGCGTCTTCGGCGAAATCGTGACGGATTCGAAGAGCGCGAAAAAAGGTTCCGTGTTTGTCGCGCTCAAAGGCGCGAGGTTCGACGGCCACCGTTTCCTCGGCGATGCCGCGCGGCGCGGCGCGGCGTGTCTACTGGTTCACAAGCGGCCCGTGGCCGGCGGCGCCCTCGGCGGCGCGGCGGTGGTCCGGGTCAAGGACACGCTGGAAGCCCTCGGCCATCTCGCCCATTACCGGCGCACCGTCGTCGCGCCCAAGGTTCTCGCCATCACGGGGTCGAACGGCAAGACGACGACGAAGGAGATGGTCGCGGCGATCCTCCAAAGCGCGTCGCTCGACGGCCAACGGCTCAAGGGAAAAGTTTTAAAGACCGAAGGCAATTTCAACAATCTCGTCGGCCTGCCGATGACGCTGCTCCGCCTTCGAGGCCGTGAGAAGGTCGCGGTCGTGGAAATGGGGACGAGCACTCCCGGAGAGATCGCGCGACTTTGCAGGATCGCCGAGCCCGACATCGGCCTCATCACCTCGGTCGCCCCGGCGCACCTCAGCGGCCTCAGGACCGTCGCCGGCGTGGCACGGGAAAAGGGACAGCTCTTTCGCGGCATACGCTCCGGCGGCGTCGCCGTCGTGAACGCCGACGATCCGTGGACGCGACGCCTGGGCGCGAGGTTCAAAGGAACGAAAATCACCTATGGAAAAAGCGGCGCGGTTAGGGCGGAGGGCTGGCGATCTCTCGACGCCGGCGAATCCCGCTTTACGCTACGAGTCCAGCGGCAACGCGAGCCCGTCCGTCTGCGATTCTCCGGCGCGCACAATCTCTCCAATGCGCTGGGCGCGGCGGCGATGGCCCATGGACTGGGAGTCGATATCGCGGCGATCCGCGCGGGCTTGGAATCGGCGCGGCCTTTTGCCATGCGCATGGCGGTCGAGCGCTGGCGCGGCGTCGGCGTCATCAACGACGCCTACAACGCCAATCCGGCCTCGATGGAGGCGGCGCTCAAAACGCTCGGCCAATTAAAAGCCAAGGGGAAAAAGATCGCGGTCCTCGGCGATATGCTCGAGCTCGGCGGCGAAGCGCGGGAGCGCCATCGCGCGCTCGGCCGCCAGGCGGCGGCGTGCGGCGTGGACCGTCTTTATTTGCTCGGGTCGCAGGCCCGCGCGGTCGCAGCAGGCGCGCGGCGCGCCGGCATGGACCAGGATCGGATAACGATCGGAAAAAATCACCGCCACCTTGCGGGGCTCGTCCGAAAACACGCGCGGCGCGGCGACTGGATTCTCTTCAAAGGCTCGCGCGGCATGAAGATGGAAAACGTGCTCGCGGCGCTGAGAGACAAGGAAGCGTGATCTTTGCTTTATTATTTTCTCTATCCCCTGCACACGACCTACTCGGCGTTCAACGTTTTTCGCTACATCACCTTCCGCGCCGCGATGGCCGCGCTGACGGCGCTGTTGATCTCGTTTCTGTTCGGACCGTCGTTGATCCGCTCGCTCTCCGCCATGCAGATGCGCCAGCCGATTCGCGACGACGGCCCGGCGGGGCACGCGGTGAAGGCGGGGACACCGACCATGGGCGGCGTGCTCATCATCCTCGCGCTGTTCTTCGCCACCGTGATGCTGGCCGATATCGGCAATCCTTACATCACCATCGCCGTGCTGGTGACGGCGGGATTCGCCGTGATCGGATTTATCGACGACTCGCTCAAGCTGCAACAAAAAAGCAGCCGCGGCCTGCCGGCACGGGTCAAATTCCTGCTCCAGATGCTCGTCGCGCTCGTCGCCGCGATCATGCTCTATCGCCAGCCTTTTTTCAGCAGCGTGCTGGCGGTTCCGTTTCTGAAGAACGTCCGCCCGGACCTCGGCATCTGGTACATCCCCTTTTCGATGCTGGTCGTCGTCGGCGCCTCCAACGCCGTCAACCTGACCGACGGTCTCGACGGTCTCGCGATCGGACCGGTGATGATTTCGGCGGGAACCTATGGCTTGATCGCCTATGTGACCGGCCACAAGGCTTTGGCCGAATACCTGCAGATCCCGTACGTGCCCGGCGTCGGCGAGCTCACCGTCTTTTGCGCCGCCGTCGTCGCCTCGGGGCTCGGCTTTCTCTGGTTCAATGCTTATCCGGCGCAGATGTTCATGGGCGACGTCGGCTCTCTCGCTCTGGGCTCGGCTCTGGGCATCGTCGCCGTCATGACCAAGAACGAAATCCTTTTGATTATCGTCGGCGGCATCTTCGTGATCGAGGCCCTGTCGGTGATCTTTCAGGTGGCGTCTTACAAGCTCCGGCGCAAGCGGGTCTTTCTGATGGCGCCGATCCACCACCATTACGAGCTCAAAGGATGGCCCGAGCCTCAGATCATCGTCCGTTTCTGGATCATCTCGATCATCTGCTCGCTGATCGCGCTCAGCACGTTGAAGCTCAGATGAAGAAGACCTTGGATGGAGTTGAAGGGAAAAAAGGTGATGGTGCTCGGTGCGGCGCGAACCGGCATTGCAACCGCTCGGTTTACCGCGCAACGCGGAGCGGAGGTTCTCGTTACCGATCGCAGAAGCGGAGCCGAGCTTAGCGGCGAAATGAAAGCTCTCGCCGGCTTGCCGATTCGTTTTCTACTCGGCGGCGAAGATCCGGCGTGGGTGGAAGGAGTCGATCTCGTGATCCCGAGTCCGGGCGTGCCGCAGGAAAATCCGCTGCTTCGAGAGGCCGGCCGGCGCGGCATCGAGATCCTGAGCGAGATCGAGTTGGCGTATCGTTTTATCCGCGCGCCTTTGATTGCGATCACCGGCACCAACGGCAAGAGCACGACGACGGCGCTCGTCGGAGAGATGCTCAAGGCCGGCGGCTTCAATATTTTTGTCGGCGGCAATATCGGCGCGCCGCTGATCGGCTTCGCCGGCGGCGATTGGGATTGGGGCGTGGTGGAGGTCAGCAGCTTTCAGCTCGAGTGGGTGGAAGAATTCCAACCGAGGATCGCGGCGCTTCTCAATCTGACCGAAGACCATCTCGACCGCTATACGACCTTTCAAGCTTACTGCGAGGCCAAGGAGCGAATCTTCGACGCGCAGAACGACGACGACATCGCGATACTCAATCACGACGACCCTCGGGTCTGGTCCATGAGAGAGCGCATCTGCGCGCGCGTCGTTTCCTTCGGCTGGGAAGCCGTGAACGACGGCGTCTTTGCCGCGAAGGAAGAAATCGTTTGGCGGAGCGCCGGCCAACAGGAGCGCTTCTCGCTGGCGCGCGCCAAGATCCAGGGAGTGCACAACGTCGAGAACCTGATGGCCGCGATCGCGGCTGCCGGGGCGGCCGGCGTTCCCTCGGCGGCGATCCAAAAAGTCATCGACGGTTTCGCCGGCCTCGAGCACCGTCTGGAATTCGTGCGCGACAAAAACGGCGTCCGCTACTTCAACGATTCCAAGGGCACCAACGTCGGCGCTGTGGTGAAGTCGCTGGCCGGTTTTTCTTCGCCGGTGCTGCTCCTGGCTGGCGGCGTCGATAAAGGCGGAGACTATGGGCCCTTGGAAAAAGAAGTCCGGCGCACGGTTAAAAAGCTCATTCTCTTCGGCGCGGCCAAGGAAAAGATCTGCGCCGCGCTGGGGCACCTGACCGAGACCGTCCTCGTGGAAGATCTCGCGGCGGCGGTGCGCGACGCCGACCAGAGCAGCCGCTCGGGCGACGTCGTGCTGCTCTCTCCCGCCTGCTCGAGTTTCGACATGTTTCGCGACTACACGGAAAGGGGAAAGCGATTCAAGGCGTTGGTTCAAGAATTGTAAGAAACGGCGTCGCCGTCGACCCGTGGATCTTCTTTGCCGTGACCGCCCTTTTAGCGGTCGGCATCACGATGGTGCTCAGCACCAGCTATCTTTATGCCCAGGAGCGCTTCGGCGACGGCACCTACTTTTTCCGCAAGCAGTTCATCGCCGTCGGCCTCGGGCTCGTGGGACTTTTCATTGCCGCGCTGATTCCGCCTCCGGAGTACCGGCGCTTTGCCTATCCGCTGCTGGGTCTCGTCCTGGTTTTGTTGATTCTGCTCCTGGTACCGGGCATCGGCCTGGTGCGCGGCGGCGCGCGCCGCTGGCTCGGCATCGGCGGCTTCGCGTTTCAGCCCGCCGAGCTGGCGAAGCTCGCGCTCGTGCTTTATCTGGCGCACTCGCTGGCGAAAAAATCCGACAAGATCGCCAGTTTTTCCATCGGCGTGCTGCCGCATCTGGTCGTCGGCGGACTTTTCCTCGGGCTGATCGTCATGGAGCCCGATCTGGGCACGGCGGTAACGCTCGGCCTGCTCCTCTTTCTCATGCTCTTCGTCGCCGGCGTCAAGCCGGTGCATCTCGGGCTGGTCGTATTAGCTGCGCTGCCGGTCGTCGCCTTCACGGTAACGGGCGCTGAGTACCGCATACGGCGACTGATGACGTTTATGGATCCGTGGGCGGATGCTTCGAAGAGCGGCTTTCAGATCATTCAGTCTTACATCGCGTTCGGCTCGGGCCAATTGTGGGGCCGCGGCCTCGGTGAGAGCCGCCAGAAGCTTTTTTATCTGCCGGAGGCGCATACCGATTTTATTTTTTCCGTCATCGGAGAGGAGATGGGGCTTTTGGGCGCGCTCGCCGTGTTGGCGCTCTTCGCCGTCATCATCCTGCGCGGGCTCAGCCTGGCGGGCAGGATCGAGGATCCATTCAGCCAACACCTGGCGTTTGGGCTCACGACTCTCCTCGCGCTCCAGGCCTTGATCCACATGAGCGTCGTCATGGGACTGATGCCGACCAAGGGGCTGGTGCTGCCGTTTATCAGCTACGGCGGCTCGGCGATGGTGATCAACCTGATCGAAGCGGGCATGTTGCTCAGTTTATCGCGCGGGAGACGTTGAGAATGAGAGTGATCATGGCCGGCGGGGGAACCGGAGGTCACCTCTTCCCCGGCCTGGCCGTGGCGCATGAATTTCGCAAGCGGGACGCCATGACGGAGATTTTGTTTGTCGGCACGAAGATAGGGATCGAGGCCCGGGCGGTTCCGGCCGCGGGTTTTCCCCTCGAGACGCTGCCGGTGAGAGGACTCAAGGGCCGCGGGCTCCGCGGCATGATGCAAGCGATGTACGGCATCCCGGCCGGATTTTTTCGCTCGCTCGGGATCCTCAAGCGGTTCCGGCCCGATTGCGTCATCGGACTCGGCGGCTACGCGTCCGGACCTTTATTGGTTGCGGCCAGGACGAAAGGAATTCGTCTAGCGGTGATGGAGCAGAACCTGCGCCCCGGACTCACCAATAAAATTTTGGGGAAAATCGCGGACCGGATCTTTACCGCGTTCGCCGGCGCCGCCGGTTTTTTTCCCGCGGGCCGCGTGGTCGAGACCGGAAATCCCGTGCGCTGGGGAAAACTCCCTGAAGTGAGGAAGGACGCCAAGTTCACGGTGCTCATTTTCGGCGGCAGCCAGGGCGCGCGCCGTATCAATCAGTCGGCCGTCGAGATGCTCAAGAGCCTGCAAGATTTGGATGCGGAGATTCGGATCGTTCATCAGACCGGCGAGGCGGATCTCAAATGGGTCAAAGCCGCGTACGCCGCTGTGTCGTTTGAAGCCGAAGTGGTTCCGTTCATCGGTGCGATGGACGAGGCGTACGCGCGCGCGGATCTCGTCGTCTGCCGGGCGGGGGCGGCGACGCTCGCCGAGCTTACGGTCTTCGGCAAGCCGGCGATTCTAATTCCTTATCCATACGCGGCCTACGATCACCAGCGCCTGCAAGCGGAGGCGCTCCGCGACCACGGCGCGGCCGAAATGATCCTCGACCGGCAACTCGACGGCGGCAAGCTGGCAGCGCGCATTCGCGCTCTGTATCAGGACCGCGCGCGGCTTGCCGTCATGGCGCGCGCGGCCGAACGGCTCGGCCGCCCGGACGCGGCAAAAAAAATCGTCGATGAGTGTTACGCGTTGGTGAAGAATTCAGAATCCAGAATTCAGAAGCCAGAAGCGGGGAGGGGATTCTGACTCCTGGCTCCTGGATTCTGAATACTAGAGAGAAATGTTTGAGAAAAAACACCGGGTCCACTTCGTCGGGATCGGCGGCATCGGCATGAGCGGCATCGCCGAAGTTCTCCTGAATCTCGGCTATTCGGTCACCGGCTCGGATCTGCGCAAGAGCGAGGCGACCGAGAGGCTCAGCTCCCTCGGAGCGAATATTTCCCTCGGCCACCGCGATGCCAATCTCCGCGGCGACCCGTCGGTCGTGGTGATC
It encodes the following:
- a CDS encoding UDP-N-acetylmuramoyl-L-alanyl-D-glutamate--2,6-diaminopimelate ligase, encoding MRLSELVQAGEVEESKGDLNRAIAGLAYDSRQVKKDFVFFAVPGARTDGHEFIKDAFARGAAAVVVERKIGSPVNCAWIRVRSVRRAMGTWAARFYDYPSRRVALVGVTGTNGKTTVTYLLESIFRAAGIAAGVVGTVNYRYRDCVLPAPHTTPESVDLQRLLAEMAAAGVDSVAMEVSSHALELERVRGLDFDAAIFTNLTRDHLDFHLDMEHYFLSKSKFFTDYLPSSAKKEKSAVIHGGDPKGRELLEKIASLGVRPVSYGHAPEWDVHPVAVKGDLDGLRGKLQIGERAVEFSSALVGAVNLENILAAAAAGYALGLKPEAISGGIARLATVPGRLEKVENSRGVSILVDYAHTPDALERALTLLKPLAKGRLIAVFGCGGDRDRGKRPLMGEAAGRLSDVAVLTSDNPRSEDPLKILEEIEVGVRRTDMKRVSVPNPKSKIQNPKSERGYFVEPDRRAAIGFALSRARAGDLVLIAGKGHEDYQILGAKKIHFDDREVARKELQKLSS
- the murF gene encoding UDP-N-acetylmuramoyl-tripeptide--D-alanyl-D-alanine ligase: MATGGKLIRQGARSVFGEIVTDSKSAKKGSVFVALKGARFDGHRFLGDAARRGAACLLVHKRPVAGGALGGAAVVRVKDTLEALGHLAHYRRTVVAPKVLAITGSNGKTTTKEMVAAILQSASLDGQRLKGKVLKTEGNFNNLVGLPMTLLRLRGREKVAVVEMGTSTPGEIARLCRIAEPDIGLITSVAPAHLSGLRTVAGVAREKGQLFRGIRSGGVAVVNADDPWTRRLGARFKGTKITYGKSGAVRAEGWRSLDAGESRFTLRVQRQREPVRLRFSGAHNLSNALGAAAMAHGLGVDIAAIRAGLESARPFAMRMAVERWRGVGVINDAYNANPASMEAALKTLGQLKAKGKKIAVLGDMLELGGEARERHRALGRQAAACGVDRLYLLGSQARAVAAGARRAGMDQDRITIGKNHRHLAGLVRKHARRGDWILFKGSRGMKMENVLAALRDKEA
- the mraY gene encoding phospho-N-acetylmuramoyl-pentapeptide-transferase, translated to MLYYFLYPLHTTYSAFNVFRYITFRAAMAALTALLISFLFGPSLIRSLSAMQMRQPIRDDGPAGHAVKAGTPTMGGVLIILALFFATVMLADIGNPYITIAVLVTAGFAVIGFIDDSLKLQQKSSRGLPARVKFLLQMLVALVAAIMLYRQPFFSSVLAVPFLKNVRPDLGIWYIPFSMLVVVGASNAVNLTDGLDGLAIGPVMISAGTYGLIAYVTGHKALAEYLQIPYVPGVGELTVFCAAVVASGLGFLWFNAYPAQMFMGDVGSLALGSALGIVAVMTKNEILLIIVGGIFVIEALSVIFQVASYKLRRKRVFLMAPIHHHYELKGWPEPQIIVRFWIISIICSLIALSTLKLR
- the murD gene encoding UDP-N-acetylmuramoyl-L-alanine--D-glutamate ligase, which gives rise to MELKGKKVMVLGAARTGIATARFTAQRGAEVLVTDRRSGAELSGEMKALAGLPIRFLLGGEDPAWVEGVDLVIPSPGVPQENPLLREAGRRGIEILSEIELAYRFIRAPLIAITGTNGKSTTTALVGEMLKAGGFNIFVGGNIGAPLIGFAGGDWDWGVVEVSSFQLEWVEEFQPRIAALLNLTEDHLDRYTTFQAYCEAKERIFDAQNDDDIAILNHDDPRVWSMRERICARVVSFGWEAVNDGVFAAKEEIVWRSAGQQERFSLARAKIQGVHNVENLMAAIAAAGAAGVPSAAIQKVIDGFAGLEHRLEFVRDKNGVRYFNDSKGTNVGAVVKSLAGFSSPVLLLAGGVDKGGDYGPLEKEVRRTVKKLILFGAAKEKICAALGHLTETVLVEDLAAAVRDADQSSRSGDVVLLSPACSSFDMFRDYTERGKRFKALVQEL
- the ftsW gene encoding putative lipid II flippase FtsW; the protein is MFFAVTALLAVGITMVLSTSYLYAQERFGDGTYFFRKQFIAVGLGLVGLFIAALIPPPEYRRFAYPLLGLVLVLLILLLVPGIGLVRGGARRWLGIGGFAFQPAELAKLALVLYLAHSLAKKSDKIASFSIGVLPHLVVGGLFLGLIVMEPDLGTAVTLGLLLFLMLFVAGVKPVHLGLVVLAALPVVAFTVTGAEYRIRRLMTFMDPWADASKSGFQIIQSYIAFGSGQLWGRGLGESRQKLFYLPEAHTDFIFSVIGEEMGLLGALAVLALFAVIILRGLSLAGRIEDPFSQHLAFGLTTLLALQALIHMSVVMGLMPTKGLVLPFISYGGSAMVINLIEAGMLLSLSRGRR
- the murG gene encoding undecaprenyldiphospho-muramoylpentapeptide beta-N-acetylglucosaminyltransferase; this encodes MRVIMAGGGTGGHLFPGLAVAHEFRKRDAMTEILFVGTKIGIEARAVPAAGFPLETLPVRGLKGRGLRGMMQAMYGIPAGFFRSLGILKRFRPDCVIGLGGYASGPLLVAARTKGIRLAVMEQNLRPGLTNKILGKIADRIFTAFAGAAGFFPAGRVVETGNPVRWGKLPEVRKDAKFTVLIFGGSQGARRINQSAVEMLKSLQDLDAEIRIVHQTGEADLKWVKAAYAAVSFEAEVVPFIGAMDEAYARADLVVCRAGAATLAELTVFGKPAILIPYPYAAYDHQRLQAEALRDHGAAEMILDRQLDGGKLAARIRALYQDRARLAVMARAAERLGRPDAAKKIVDECYALVKNSESRIQKPEAGRGF